A window from Kovacikia minuta CCNUW1 encodes these proteins:
- a CDS encoding WD40 repeat domain-containing protein yields the protein MNAEEALRIVETALGEERLSKLQGVVFRHTWNELSYQEIARDSGYEVGYIKQTGSQMWQMLSNALGEKVRKGNVHVVLKRYTNRKKAEGRAQAAEDGEMGRWGDGEPSSTQHSALSIQHLASIHNLQFTIHNSPAPHTLHSTPYTDWGEATDVSIFYGRTEELALLEQWILHDRCRLVGLFGMGGIGKTALSVKLAQQLSHHTPHTTHPTPFSYIIWRSLRNAPPIHYLLADLILFLSGQQETVLPNRLDQRILRLLDYLRHYRCLVILDNAETVMQAGDREGNYQPGYEGYGQLLRCVGETDHQSCLLLTSREKPKGFAPREGAILPVRSLQVTGLNSTIGRELLNVKGRFTGSPENWHALIDHYAGNPLALKIVATAIADFFDGSIDQFLEFVRQGNSVFGDIRDLLGRQIGRLSNLEQQVMFWLAINREPISFKELQSDCIPIIPPTHLLDILTALERRSLIEKSHTLFTLQPAVMEYMTEQLIEQVYDEIAEGREKAEGRGQRAEGEGEGGDEKAEGRGQRAEADAGIQGRGDAENVIQNSKFRTQNSSPTPHSPLPTPHLASSLLRSHALIKAQAKDYVRETQIRLILQPICDRLLHRYHRLQLDDRLMRILSELRGKADLEIGYIGGNVVNLLCQLEMDLNGRDFSRLTIWQAYLCQATLHNTNLADSDLAKSVFTETFSQILAVAFSPNGKLLAASDISYEAHVWRVTDGKKLLTCKASDGWAWSVAFSPDSCLLASSANGTIHLWDMQTGECIQTICGYTSRVFSLAFSPDGCLLASGNEDHEIRIWEIATGDLVAVLSGHTDEVRCVTFNPNGTLLASSSYDRTIKLWDISGIRGQKAGGDTETRRHGDMESRAEDKTQSSVLSPQSSVSTQTSRIQNSPGSSSLTAHASLRTLPGHTHWVWSVAFSPDGTTLASSSSDCTLKLWDLRTGRCIKTLSGHSQPIRSVAFLQGVGVSSQESEFTQNLKLKPQNSSPTSHSPLPTPYLVSGSDDRTIRLWDREGNCLRVLQGHTSWISAVAVSPDGCLLASGSEDQSVRLWDSQTSQCLRVLQGYNSGVWSIAFSPDGKTLISGGQDRMVRVWELEGRRQEAEADTEIRRRGDTEQKAEGRGQEAEGNAQSSFLSSQSSTSIQHSTFNIQKPLAPSPFILSAHTSWIWSVAVSPDGEAIASSSEDGTIHLWNIAALGEQEPEVRSQKPEGRGEKAEGRWQRAKGEEGEGDGGDREGGNSIQNSKFKTQNSFSTPHTPHPTPHLALIQNSKFKIQNSSPSSLLGHTHAVWSVAFSPNGCLLASGSLDGSVRLWNRFTGQCLQILRQHQSGVWSVAFSPNVDANNCDRQLLASGSQDQTIQLWEITTPLPASRAHQASPELIVHPLRTLEGHTSWIRCIAFRPDGQTLASASSDGAVKLWQVTTGECLHTFQAHSSLVLAITFSPDGQTIATGGGDGTIKLWDGSAPTPLLTLQGHHKWVRYLAYSPTGEVLASCSQDGSVKLWDLGRLTSSNGEPHACLETLRVPRPYEGTNIAGINGLTRSPKRDVEDSGSSG from the coding sequence ATGAACGCCGAAGAAGCACTAAGAATTGTTGAAACAGCTCTCGGCGAGGAACGTCTGAGTAAACTTCAAGGCGTTGTTTTTCGACACACCTGGAACGAGTTGTCCTATCAGGAGATTGCCAGAGACTCTGGCTACGAAGTTGGCTACATCAAGCAAACTGGCTCCCAAATGTGGCAAATGCTTTCTAATGCACTGGGTGAAAAAGTACGAAAGGGAAATGTTCATGTTGTCTTAAAGCGTTACACAAACAGGAAGAAAGCGGAGGGCAGAGCGCAGGCGGCAGAGGATGGGGAGATGGGGAGATGGGGCGATGGGGAGCCAAGCAGCACTCAGCACTCAGCACTCAGTATTCAGCACCTGGCTTCAATTCACAATTTACAATTCACAATTCACAATTCTCCCGCACCCCACACCCTACACTCCACACCCTATACCGATTGGGGTGAAGCCACGGATGTCTCCATTTTTTATGGTCGTACAGAAGAGCTTGCCCTGCTAGAACAGTGGATACTCCACGATCGCTGCCGATTGGTCGGGCTGTTTGGTATGGGTGGAATTGGGAAAACAGCACTGTCGGTGAAGCTGGCGCAGCAGTTATCTCACCACACACCCCACACCACACACCCCACACCCTTCTCCTATATCATCTGGCGATCGCTCCGCAATGCCCCTCCCATTCATTATCTGCTGGCAGACTTGATTTTGTTTCTTTCCGGGCAACAGGAAACGGTTTTGCCCAATCGTCTGGATCAGCGGATTTTGAGACTGTTGGATTATCTCCGGCACTATCGTTGTCTAGTGATTTTGGACAATGCGGAAACGGTCATGCAGGCAGGCGATCGGGAGGGTAACTATCAACCTGGTTATGAAGGTTATGGTCAACTGTTGCGGTGTGTGGGTGAAACCGATCATCAAAGCTGTTTGTTGTTGACCAGTCGGGAAAAACCAAAGGGGTTTGCACCCAGAGAAGGGGCAATTTTGCCCGTGCGGTCGCTTCAAGTGACGGGCTTAAATTCGACCATTGGACGAGAACTATTGAATGTGAAAGGAAGATTCACAGGTTCTCCTGAAAACTGGCACGCGCTGATCGATCACTACGCTGGAAATCCCCTGGCACTCAAGATTGTGGCAACGGCGATCGCAGATTTCTTCGATGGCAGCATTGATCAATTTCTGGAATTTGTTCGGCAGGGAAACTCTGTCTTTGGCGATATCCGAGATCTTTTGGGACGACAAATCGGGCGGCTTTCCAATTTGGAACAGCAGGTAATGTTCTGGTTAGCTATTAACCGGGAACCGATTAGCTTCAAGGAGTTGCAATCGGATTGCATCCCGATCATACCGCCAACCCATCTCTTAGATATTCTGACTGCTCTAGAGCGTCGCTCCCTGATCGAAAAGAGCCACACCCTGTTTACCCTTCAACCCGCAGTCATGGAGTACATGACGGAACAGTTGATTGAGCAGGTATATGATGAGATTGCAGAAGGCAGAGAGAAGGCAGAGGGCAGAGGGCAGAGGGCAGAAGGAGAGGGAGAGGGGGGAGATGAGAAGGCAGAGGGTAGAGGGCAGAGGGCAGAAGCGGACGCGGGGATACAGGGACGCGGGGACGCAGAGAATGTCATTCAAAATTCAAAATTTAGAACTCAAAACTCCTCTCCCACTCCCCACTCCCCACTCCCCACTCCCCATTTAGCTTCTTCCCTCCTCCGTTCCCATGCGCTGATCAAAGCTCAGGCGAAGGATTACGTTCGAGAAACTCAAATTCGGTTGATTTTGCAACCGATTTGCGATCGACTCCTGCATCGTTATCACCGCCTCCAACTGGACGATCGATTGATGCGAATCTTATCTGAACTCCGGGGCAAAGCAGATCTGGAAATTGGTTATATCGGCGGCAATGTGGTCAACCTGCTCTGTCAGTTAGAGATGGATTTGAATGGAAGAGATTTTTCTCGGTTGACCATCTGGCAAGCCTATTTGTGTCAAGCCACCCTGCACAACACTAATCTGGCAGATTCCGATCTGGCAAAGTCCGTTTTCACGGAAACGTTTAGCCAGATTCTGGCTGTCGCCTTTAGCCCCAACGGTAAACTTCTGGCTGCCAGCGATATCAGCTATGAAGCCCATGTCTGGCGAGTTACGGATGGCAAAAAACTGTTAACTTGCAAAGCCAGTGATGGATGGGCATGGTCTGTTGCTTTTAGTCCTGACAGTTGCCTGCTTGCCAGCAGTGCCAATGGCACCATTCATCTGTGGGACATGCAAACAGGGGAATGCATTCAGACAATTTGCGGCTATACCAGCCGAGTTTTTTCCCTCGCCTTCAGCCCCGATGGTTGTCTGCTTGCCAGTGGCAACGAAGATCACGAAATTCGGATTTGGGAAATTGCAACAGGTGATTTGGTTGCAGTTCTCTCTGGACACACCGATGAAGTTCGTTGTGTCACCTTCAACCCCAATGGAACTCTTCTTGCCAGTAGTAGTTACGATCGCACCATTAAATTGTGGGACATATCAGGGATTAGGGGACAGAAGGCAGGAGGAGACACAGAGACACGGAGACACGGAGACATGGAGAGCAGGGCAGAGGACAAAACTCAGTCCTCAGTCCTCAGTCCTCAGTCCTCAGTTTCAACTCAAACCTCAAGAATTCAAAACTCCCCTGGCTCCTCATCCCTCACGGCTCACGCTTCACTCCGCACTCTCCCTGGTCACACCCACTGGGTTTGGTCTGTTGCCTTCAGCCCCGATGGCACGACCTTGGCCAGCAGCAGCAGCGATTGTACCCTCAAACTTTGGGACCTTCGTACTGGTCGGTGTATTAAAACCCTCAGTGGGCATAGCCAACCCATCCGATCGGTGGCTTTTTTGCAGGGGGTAGGAGTCAGCAGCCAGGAGTCAGAATTCACTCAAAACTTAAAACTTAAACCTCAAAACTCTTCCCCCACTTCCCACTCCCCACTCCCCACTCCCTACCTGGTTAGTGGCAGCGACGATCGCACAATTCGCCTCTGGGACCGCGAAGGGAATTGTTTGCGAGTATTGCAGGGGCACACCAGTTGGATATCTGCCGTTGCAGTCAGTCCTGATGGTTGCCTGCTCGCAAGTGGTAGTGAAGACCAATCCGTGCGTCTGTGGGATAGTCAGACAAGCCAGTGCCTGCGAGTTCTGCAAGGTTACAACAGTGGTGTTTGGTCAATTGCCTTCAGCCCCGATGGCAAAACCCTGATCAGTGGTGGGCAAGATCGGATGGTGAGAGTGTGGGAGTTAGAGGGCAGGAGACAGGAGGCAGAAGCGGACACGGAGATACGGAGACGAGGGGACACGGAGCAGAAGGCAGAAGGCAGAGGGCAGGAGGCAGAAGGCAATGCTCAGTCCTCATTCCTCAGTTCTCAGTCCTCAACTTCTATTCAACATTCAACATTCAACATTCAAAAACCTCTTGCCCCCTCCCCCTTCATCCTTTCTGCCCATACCAGTTGGATCTGGTCGGTTGCGGTTAGTCCGGATGGGGAAGCGATCGCCAGTAGCAGTGAGGACGGCACCATTCATCTTTGGAATATTGCTGCCTTAGGGGAGCAGGAGCCAGAAGTCAGAAGCCAGAAGCCAGAAGGTAGAGGAGAAAAGGCAGAAGGCAGATGGCAGAGGGCAAAGGGCGAAGAAGGTGAGGGAGATGGGGGAGATAGAGAAGGAGGAAACTCAATTCAAAATTCAAAATTCAAAACTCAAAACTCTTTCTCCACACCCCACACCCCACACCCCACACCCCACTTAGCTTTAATTCAAAATTCAAAATTCAAAATCCAAAACTCTTCCCCCTCCTCCCTTTTGGGTCACACCCATGCCGTTTGGTCGGTTGCCTTTAGCCCCAATGGGTGCCTCCTCGCCAGCGGCAGTCTAGATGGCAGCGTGCGCCTCTGGAATCGCTTTACAGGTCAATGCTTGCAAATTTTGCGGCAACATCAAAGTGGGGTCTGGTCGGTTGCCTTTTCACCCAACGTGGATGCGAATAACTGTGATCGCCAGCTTCTTGCAAGCGGCAGCCAGGACCAAACAATTCAGTTGTGGGAAATCACAACTCCCCTTCCTGCGAGTCGTGCACATCAGGCTTCACCAGAACTGATCGTCCATCCGCTGCGAACCTTAGAAGGACATACGAGCTGGATTCGCTGTATTGCCTTCAGACCTGATGGACAAACCCTTGCCAGCGCTAGTTCGGATGGAGCAGTTAAGTTATGGCAGGTAACAACAGGCGAGTGCTTACATACCTTTCAAGCCCATTCAAGCCTGGTGCTGGCTATCACCTTTAGTCCCGATGGGCAAACGATCGCCACGGGCGGCGGCGACGGTACGATTAAGTTGTGGGATGGGTCAGCCCCCACTCCTCTTCTCACCCTGCAAGGACATCACAAATGGGTTCGCTATCTTGCCTACAGCCCCACGGGGGAAGTTCTTGCCAGTTGCAGTCAGGATGGTTCCGTCAAACTCTGGGACTTAGGGAGACTCACCTCTTCCAACGGAGAACCCCACGCCTGCCTGGAAACGTTGAGAGTTCCCCGACCGTATGAAGGCACTAATATTGCTGGCATTAACGGGTTAACTCGAAGCCCAAAAAGAGACGTTGAAGATTCTGGGAGCAGTGGATGA
- a CDS encoding BMP family ABC transporter substrate-binding protein, whose protein sequence is MSDRKFLYIPRRQVIRGLLATTAFGATSRFWTGCSSSPPETQASSGGTTASPVSGKPIVIGFIYNAPKDDYGWNQAQAKGAAAIANLPGVKIIEQESVPETKEVQEVMRNMIDQDGATVVVPTSFGYFDPHVLAVAKDYPEVQFFHSGHALEGRFAK, encoded by the coding sequence GTGAGCGACAGAAAGTTTTTGTATATCCCCCGTCGTCAGGTGATCCGGGGTCTTTTGGCAACTACAGCGTTTGGGGCAACTTCAAGGTTTTGGACTGGATGCAGCTCCTCCCCGCCCGAAACGCAGGCAAGTTCGGGCGGGACTACAGCGAGTCCTGTATCCGGTAAGCCAATCGTGATTGGCTTCATCTATAACGCGCCCAAGGATGATTATGGCTGGAATCAGGCACAGGCGAAAGGCGCAGCAGCGATCGCAAACCTGCCTGGGGTCAAAATCATCGAGCAGGAAAGTGTGCCTGAAACCAAGGAAGTTCAGGAAGTCATGCGCAATATGATCGACCAGGATGGGGCAACAGTTGTGGTTCCTACCTCGTTTGGTTACTTCGATCCGCATGTGCTGGCAGTGGCAAAAGATTACCCAGAGGTACAGTTTTTCCATTCCGGGCACGCTCTGGAAGGAAGGTTTGCCAAATAA
- a CDS encoding BMP family ABC transporter substrate-binding protein has protein sequence MPNNVGSYFALIDEGQYLAGRVAAQTSKTGKIGFVGAKPINPVLRNINSFMLGARSVKPDIKMQVIFTGDWSLPVKEAEATNSLADQGFDVIAVHVDSPKVVIETAEKRGLFSSGFHSDQSALAPKGYLTATMYNWGTIQKKYVELLQAGKTLMNGGIPHQVIGGLAEDYISLAPFGPAVPEAAKKDVDTTSAKIKDGSLVVYQGAIEDNAGKVRIPAGTSYKVTADELTQIDWLAKGVSGKTS, from the coding sequence TTGCCAAATAACGTCGGCAGCTATTTCGCTCTGATTGACGAAGGACAATATCTTGCCGGACGGGTTGCAGCCCAAACCAGTAAAACGGGCAAGATTGGCTTTGTGGGAGCAAAACCCATTAATCCAGTTCTCCGGAATATCAACAGCTTTATGTTAGGGGCACGGAGTGTCAAACCAGACATTAAGATGCAGGTCATCTTCACGGGGGATTGGTCCTTACCTGTGAAAGAGGCAGAAGCCACCAACTCTCTGGCAGACCAGGGCTTTGATGTGATTGCGGTGCATGTGGACAGTCCCAAGGTTGTAATTGAAACCGCAGAGAAGCGCGGATTGTTCTCCAGTGGGTTCCATTCCGATCAGTCAGCTCTGGCACCCAAGGGCTATCTGACGGCAACCATGTATAACTGGGGAACTATTCAGAAAAAGTATGTTGAACTACTCCAAGCAGGCAAAACCTTGATGAATGGTGGCATTCCCCACCAGGTAATTGGGGGTCTGGCGGAAGACTATATCAGCCTTGCGCCCTTTGGTCCAGCGGTGCCTGAGGCAGCCAAGAAGGATGTGGACACGACCAGCGCCAAGATCAAGGACGGGTCCTTAGTCGTCTATCAGGGTGCGATCGAGGACAATGCGGGCAAAGTCAGAATTCCGGCGGGCACGTCTTACAAGGTGACTGCCGACGAACTGACCCAAATTGATTGGTTAGCTAAAGGCGTTTCTGGTAAGACGAGTTGA
- a CDS encoding ABC transporter permease: protein MALSRSNWRSTAEVIVIPIAALFVALVLFGIFCAFLGKNPFAIYGAIYKTAFGNWRSFQGTLLRAAPLMLTSLCTALPARLGLMIIGNEGALVMGGIGATIAGLLLSYGSLLPSPDQVQNLLGLPPLSVQLGMALGGIVFGGIWIAIVGALRHYRAVNETISSLLMNYIAIAFLNHLVEGPMKDPASLNKPSSFPIPEAYRLGNIDSTRIHYGLIYGIIACLIAYFLIQHTTFGFAARTAGGNVKAARIAGLPVGKLTVIICFLAGSCAGLAGMVEVAAVQGQANASLVAGYGYAGILVAFVARYNPLAAIVVATLLGGIINSGGALQRSFNMPDATVLVFQGLVFLVVLYSESLYGRLKIFKEPEVKATPPAASTAVPV from the coding sequence ATGGCTTTAAGTCGCTCTAACTGGCGGTCTACAGCAGAGGTAATTGTGATTCCGATCGCAGCTTTGTTTGTGGCGCTGGTCTTGTTTGGTATTTTTTGCGCTTTCCTGGGTAAAAATCCTTTTGCCATCTATGGCGCAATCTATAAAACGGCATTTGGCAATTGGAGAAGCTTTCAGGGAACGCTTCTGCGGGCAGCACCATTGATGCTGACCTCCCTTTGTACCGCCCTTCCAGCTCGTTTGGGCTTGATGATCATTGGCAACGAAGGGGCACTGGTCATGGGGGGAATTGGAGCCACAATCGCGGGGCTTTTGCTGTCCTATGGCAGTTTACTCCCATCCCCCGATCAGGTGCAGAATCTCTTAGGTCTGCCCCCCCTTTCCGTGCAACTGGGCATGGCGCTGGGTGGAATCGTATTTGGCGGCATCTGGATTGCGATCGTCGGAGCATTACGCCACTACCGGGCAGTGAATGAAACCATCAGTAGTTTGTTGATGAACTACATTGCGATCGCATTTCTCAATCACCTGGTCGAGGGTCCAATGAAAGACCCCGCTTCCCTCAATAAGCCTTCCAGTTTCCCGATTCCAGAGGCTTACCGGCTGGGTAATATCGACTCCACCCGGATTCACTACGGTTTAATCTACGGCATCATTGCCTGCCTCATCGCCTATTTCCTGATCCAGCACACCACATTTGGTTTCGCTGCCCGGACTGCTGGAGGTAACGTCAAAGCCGCCCGTATCGCCGGATTGCCCGTGGGCAAATTAACCGTAATAATCTGCTTTCTGGCAGGCTCCTGCGCTGGTCTGGCAGGCATGGTTGAGGTTGCCGCTGTTCAGGGGCAGGCAAATGCTTCCCTGGTTGCCGGGTATGGTTATGCAGGCATCCTGGTCGCTTTCGTCGCCCGTTACAATCCCCTGGCTGCGATCGTTGTCGCAACCTTATTAGGCGGCATCATTAACAGCGGTGGTGCCCTCCAGCGCTCCTTCAACATGCCTGATGCCACCGTCCTGGTGTTTCAAGGACTGGTCTTCCTGGTTGTACTTTACAGCGAATCCCTCTACGGACGCTTAAAGATCTTCAAAGAACCAGAGGTAAAAGCAACACCCCCTGCCGCTTCAACGGCAGTCCCCGTTTAA
- a CDS encoding ABC transporter permease: MAAEALGWWGVPLGILAGTLRGSAPFLFVSLGECLTEKSGKINLGLEGTLLTGAMSAYAVSYLLQDKVGSALSPWIGVLVAGCAGMVLGFIHAWLSQQPKVNDIAVGIAMIIFGSGIAFFFGKPFIQPQAPQLPTIDLGGWSSIPAIQSALKISPLFILGVLIAPLMFWFFKSTRWGLFVRAVGDSPDAALAMGVSIPKVRMLCIIAGSFLAGIGGACLSLYYPGLWSESISSGQGLMAVALVIFARWNPIQCLWASLFFGGAQAIGPALQSVGIEQGRYLFNATPYILTLLIMVITCSPKKTLSGAPGALGTISG; the protein is encoded by the coding sequence ATGGCAGCAGAAGCATTAGGTTGGTGGGGGGTACCCCTGGGAATCCTGGCAGGTACACTGCGGGGAAGTGCTCCCTTCCTGTTCGTCAGCCTGGGGGAATGCCTGACTGAGAAAAGTGGCAAGATTAACCTGGGCTTGGAGGGAACCCTATTAACCGGGGCAATGAGTGCCTACGCCGTTTCGTACCTGCTACAGGACAAGGTTGGTTCCGCCCTCTCTCCCTGGATTGGTGTGTTAGTGGCAGGCTGCGCTGGAATGGTGCTGGGCTTTATCCACGCATGGCTTTCACAACAGCCAAAGGTGAACGATATTGCCGTTGGCATCGCCATGATTATTTTTGGAAGCGGGATTGCCTTCTTTTTTGGCAAGCCATTTATCCAACCCCAGGCACCCCAACTACCGACGATCGACCTCGGTGGGTGGAGTTCCATTCCCGCGATCCAATCTGCTTTGAAAATTAGCCCCCTCTTCATTCTGGGTGTGTTAATTGCGCCCCTGATGTTCTGGTTCTTCAAATCTACCCGCTGGGGTTTATTTGTCCGGGCAGTCGGAGATAGCCCAGATGCGGCTCTGGCAATGGGGGTATCCATTCCCAAGGTGCGAATGCTGTGTATTATTGCTGGCAGCTTCCTGGCGGGAATTGGGGGAGCCTGTCTGTCGCTCTACTACCCTGGACTCTGGTCTGAAAGTATTTCTAGCGGTCAGGGTCTAATGGCGGTGGCACTGGTCATCTTTGCCCGTTGGAACCCGATTCAATGTCTTTGGGCATCCCTCTTTTTTGGTGGTGCACAGGCGATCGGACCCGCCCTCCAATCGGTTGGAATTGAGCAAGGTCGGTATCTGTTCAATGCCACCCCCTACATCCTGACCCTCCTGATCATGGTTATTACCTGTTCGCCTAAGAAAACACTTTCAGGAGCGCCGGGAGCATTGGGCACCATTAGTGGTTAG
- a CDS encoding ABC transporter ATP-binding protein: MTEVANFSVNSSMPDIHNAIAPPDLEVVNMTKRFGSFTALENVSMKLKPATFHALLGENGAGKSTLVKCIMGFYTPTSGQVLIDGQAREINSPRDAHHYGIGMVYQHFTSVPAMTVAENLVLSRFDSTNLIDWKKEYEGLTAFMETAPFKVPLDVPISQLAAGQKQKLEILKQLYLKSKILILDEPTSVLTPAEADEVLGLIRQQVTDGKLSVLMISHKFREIMAFADEITVLRKGKFAGSGKVKEMTVSEMAEMMMGEKRDPQKVEKFAHSEVVPVLQIQNIHANKDNGLEAVTGVDLTVHSGEIVGIAGISGNGQRELVEVLAGQRPATAGQVMVNGEPYAMTRAEMYKHRVFVLPEEPLRNACVAHMSVAENLALRTFDRPPQAKGILLIFKAIREAAMGLINSFKIKTPSPDTPVGYLSGGNVQRTVLARELSADHIKLLIAANPCFGLDFAMVDYIHSQILEARNRGVAVLLVSEDLDELLKLSDRILVISGGSFAYESPIEEADFAMIGQSMAGH, translated from the coding sequence ATGACAGAAGTTGCCAACTTTTCAGTAAATAGTTCTATGCCTGATATCCACAACGCGATCGCACCACCCGATTTGGAAGTGGTGAACATGACCAAGCGGTTTGGATCGTTTACAGCGCTGGAAAATGTTTCTATGAAGCTGAAACCGGCAACCTTCCATGCTCTTTTAGGAGAAAACGGAGCAGGGAAGAGCACTCTGGTGAAATGCATCATGGGGTTTTATACCCCCACCTCTGGTCAGGTATTAATTGACGGACAGGCTCGCGAGATCAACAGCCCCCGCGATGCCCACCATTATGGGATTGGCATGGTCTATCAGCACTTCACCTCGGTGCCTGCCATGACCGTTGCCGAAAATCTGGTGCTGTCCCGGTTTGACAGTACCAATCTGATTGATTGGAAGAAGGAATACGAAGGCTTGACGGCGTTCATGGAAACCGCCCCTTTCAAAGTGCCGCTCGACGTTCCCATTTCCCAACTTGCCGCAGGACAAAAGCAAAAGTTGGAAATCCTGAAGCAACTCTACCTGAAAAGCAAAATCCTGATTTTGGACGAACCAACTTCTGTGTTAACGCCAGCTGAGGCGGATGAAGTGTTAGGTCTCATCCGTCAACAGGTCACGGATGGCAAACTCAGTGTGCTGATGATCAGCCACAAATTCCGCGAGATTATGGCATTTGCAGACGAAATTACCGTTTTGCGGAAGGGTAAGTTCGCCGGGTCGGGCAAGGTGAAGGAAATGACTGTCTCAGAAATGGCTGAGATGATGATGGGCGAGAAGCGCGATCCGCAAAAGGTGGAAAAGTTTGCCCACTCCGAAGTGGTTCCGGTACTTCAAATTCAGAACATTCATGCCAACAAAGATAATGGGCTAGAAGCGGTTACAGGCGTTGATTTAACCGTTCATAGCGGTGAGATCGTCGGGATTGCTGGCATCTCTGGAAATGGCCAGCGGGAGCTGGTAGAAGTGCTGGCGGGTCAGCGCCCTGCAACGGCAGGTCAGGTTATGGTGAACGGGGAACCCTACGCCATGACCCGTGCCGAAATGTATAAGCACCGCGTTTTTGTGCTACCCGAAGAACCCCTCCGGAATGCCTGTGTTGCCCATATGAGCGTTGCGGAAAATTTGGCACTCCGCACCTTCGATCGCCCTCCCCAAGCAAAGGGCATTCTGCTGATCTTTAAGGCAATCCGTGAAGCGGCAATGGGGCTGATCAACTCCTTCAAAATCAAAACGCCTTCCCCCGATACCCCGGTTGGTTACCTGTCTGGCGGTAACGTGCAGCGAACGGTTCTGGCACGGGAACTCTCCGCTGACCACATCAAACTTCTGATCGCTGCCAACCCCTGCTTTGGACTGGACTTTGCCATGGTGGACTACATCCACAGCCAGATTTTAGAAGCCCGTAACCGGGGTGTCGCCGTATTACTCGTCAGCGAAGATCTGGATGAATTGCTGAAATTATCCGATCGCATCCTCGTCATCAGTGGCGGCAGTTTTGCCTACGAAAGTCCGATTGAAGAAGCTGACTTTGCCATGATTGGACAAAGTATGGCGGGACATTAG
- a CDS encoding cysteine hydrolase family protein: MSTISALPYEYELPASSNVALIVIDMQRDFMEPGGFGDALGNDVPRLQAIVPTLKKLIEGFRSLELPIIHTIECHLPDLSDCPPAKIKRGKGELTIGSEGPMGRILIKGEPGNGIIPELAPLPGEFVIHKPGKGAFYATNLELILKEHNITHLFITGVTTEVCVQTTMREANDRGYECLMVEDCTESYFPEFKQSTLEMVRAQGGIVGWTSTAAEVLKGLAAWKPSKALV, from the coding sequence ATGTCTACCATCTCCGCCCTTCCCTACGAATACGAACTGCCTGCCTCCAGCAACGTTGCACTAATCGTGATTGATATGCAACGGGATTTTATGGAACCCGGTGGCTTTGGGGATGCACTTGGGAATGATGTTCCCCGGTTGCAGGCGATCGTCCCCACATTGAAAAAGTTAATTGAGGGATTTCGATCGCTGGAATTACCCATCATCCACACCATCGAATGTCATCTACCGGATTTGTCGGATTGTCCCCCTGCCAAAATTAAGCGTGGTAAAGGAGAACTGACGATCGGCAGTGAAGGACCAATGGGACGCATTCTGATTAAGGGAGAACCGGGCAATGGCATTATTCCCGAACTGGCACCGCTACCGGGAGAATTTGTCATCCACAAACCGGGAAAAGGGGCATTTTATGCCACCAATTTGGAACTGATTCTGAAAGAACACAACATTACGCATCTATTCATTACCGGTGTCACAACCGAAGTGTGTGTGCAAACCACCATGCGGGAGGCAAACGATCGCGGCTACGAATGCCTGATGGTCGAAGACTGCACTGAAAGCTATTTCCCCGAATTCAAACAATCCACCCTGGAAATGGTTCGCGCCCAGGGCGGCATTGTCGGCTGGACTTCCACCGCCGCCGAAGTCCTCAAAGGTCTAGCAGCCTGGAAACCCTCAAAAGCTTTAGTTTAA
- a CDS encoding DUF433 domain-containing protein, with the protein MNLAITTTEPNPLSINSDGVILVGGTRVTLRTVISVFKKGATAEEIVSRFPSLDLADVYVVIAYYLRHQDEVEAYLQEQEEISEQIRAENERRFPSKGLRDRLLARRQAERESALANQSGEE; encoded by the coding sequence ATGAATCTGGCAATTACAACGACTGAACCAAATCCCCTGTCGATCAATTCTGATGGGGTTATACTTGTGGGTGGTACACGAGTAACGTTGAGAACCGTCATTTCTGTATTTAAGAAGGGAGCAACCGCAGAAGAGATCGTTAGCCGTTTTCCATCTCTGGACTTAGCAGATGTTTACGTCGTGATTGCCTATTACCTGCGTCACCAGGATGAGGTAGAAGCTTATTTACAAGAGCAGGAAGAAATTTCTGAACAAATCCGTGCAGAAAATGAACGCCGATTTCCATCTAAAGGTCTGCGAGATCGCCTCCTCGCCCGCCGCCAAGCCGAGAGAGAATCTGCTTTGGCTAATCAATCTGGAGAAGAATGA
- a CDS encoding DUF6887 family protein encodes MKPDFKAMTRKELLAYMLAHRDDDDAFHELMDKVYAEPRRESYPAPKSIDDLKNFPELLEKFHQEREKRS; translated from the coding sequence ATGAAGCCAGATTTCAAGGCAATGACTCGCAAAGAATTGCTAGCTTATATGCTCGCTCATCGAGATGATGATGATGCTTTCCACGAATTAATGGATAAGGTCTATGCTGAACCTCGCCGCGAAAGTTATCCGGCTCCAAAGTCCATTGATGACTTAAAGAACTTTCCAGAACTCCTGGAGAAATTCCATCAAGAGCGGGAGAAACGATCTTAG